A stretch of DNA from Thermococcus sp. Bubb.Bath:
CATCGGAAGCGGCGCCCTCGCGGTAATGTCCCTCTACGCAACGGAGATGTCACTATGGCAGTTCGTGACGATGATGGTCATCGTTGGAGTGGGGATAAACCTCATGAACATCTCCCTCATCAACGTGCTGGTCTTCTCGGTCCCGCCGAGGATGATGGGAGTTGCCACGGGCTCCAACAGCCTCTTTAGGAACTTTGGCTCGACCTGGGGACCGGCAATAGCTGGAACGGTGATGAGCACCTACTATGCCCTCTTCCACCCGCCCGGAGCGCCGGCCTTCGTCCAGATCAGAATCCCAACGGAGAAGGCCTACGAGGTGCTCTTTGGGGGGGCTTCGGTGGTTTACCTCCTCCTTGCCCTGCTGGCCCTCGCCATCGTTGAGGTCATGAAGGGCGGAAAGATACGTGAGGTCGAGGAAGGAGAAGAAAAGGAAGTGGTAGTTGAGTAACGCCCTTCCCCTACTATTTTTTCGTTTATTCTCCATAGAACGCCTTCAAATAAAGCTCCCTTATCTCCTCGGGCTTCGGTTCCACGGGGTTGAACGCCACCAGTCCGTCGCGGTAGGCCTTCTCCGCCATCTCCTCAAGCTTTGCCGTAAAAGTCTCCTCATCAACCAGCTCGCTCAGCGTTGGAACTCCAAGGCGCTCATTGAGCTCCTTAACAGCTTTTATCAGATCTTCTGAATCTTTCAGTCCAAGTTCATATGCTATATCATCATAGCGCCTCCTCGCATACTCGCTCCTCTCTGCGTTGAACTCCATCACGTAGGGAATCAATATTGCGTTGAGGAGTCCGTGGGGCCCTATCCAGGCCGCCTTGTGGCTCATGGCGTGTGCCAGGCCAAGCCTCGCGTTGAGGAAGGCTATGCCTGCCATCGTAGCCGCGTAGTGCATCCTTGCCCTCGCTTCAGGGTCGCCCTCAACTGACCTCGGTAGCCACTCGAAGACGGTCTTTATCGCCCGAATCGCCATCGCGTCGCTGAAGGGCCCCGCAACTTTCGTCGTGTAAGCTTCTATCCCGTGGACGAGGACGTCGAGACCGGAGTTCCTGGCGACTTCCCTCGGCATTGTTCTCGGGAGCCTCGGGTCGAGGATAGCAACGTCGGGTGCTATCTCCGGCGTTACTATGTTGTACTTTATCCCATTCTTTTTCAGGACGCTCGCCGCTGAGACCTCACTCCCCGCTCCGCTCGTTGATGGTATTGCAATGAGCGGTGTCCGGAGCTTCGGGATTGGCTTAGGCTTTGAGAAGCGATCGATGAAGGCTATCTCCTCAAAGAGGAGCTCGGGAGCGTCGTAGAATACTTTCAAGGCCTTTGTCGTGTCTATGATGCTCCCGCCGCCGAGCGCTATGAACAAATCCGGCGAAAACTCCCTCACCTTCGGTAGGAACTCCTCTATCACCTCAACACTCGGTTCCGATGGGAGGCCGGCTATACTCATGACCTCCGCACCGGCTTCCTTCACGTAGTCCCTGGCCTCATTCAGGAAGCCGTGCCTCTTCATCGAGCCTGAGGAGAGGATGAGGACGCGCTCGTAGCCATTGACCTCGTTCTTAAGGTTCTCCAGCGAACCCTCCCCCTCTATTATCCTGGTCTTGAGCCAGAACATGGGACACCACCGAAGTTAATTGGTACTAGAGCTTTTAACCCTCTCGCCCAAGAGGGGGAGTATTGAGACGCCTATCAAAAGAGTAGCCAGAATGAAGTCCACCGTAAAGCCAAATTCTTCCGTTAGAACGCCGCTCAGGAAGTTACCGGCTATCGCACCAAGGGAGCTCACCATATTATACGTCCCTATCAGCGCTCCCCTCTCTTTGGGCGGTGCAAAGCGGGAGATAATAGAAGTGGTCGAGATTCCGATGTAGGCCCAGGTGTAGCCTGCCAGGAAATAGGAGAGGAAGGCAAGAACGACGAAAGGAGTTCCCCCTAACCGTGCGGTAAACGCTAGAAGACCAAACGCGAGGGCTCTAAGGGATAATCCAGAGATAAGGGCGTTGTAACCGCCGCTTTTCCGTAACTTTAAACCCACCCTAGTGTACATAAACGCCGAAACCGCCGAGTTTCCTATACTCATAATATAGAGGGGGGTTGCTCCAAAGCCATGTGCCTTGAGGAGAACGGGAAACTGGGTGAAGTAGAGCATTGCCCCAATCCAAAATAGGAGGGATGAGAGGTACAGCCTGCCAAAACCCTTCGTTGAGAACCTGGGCAGATGGGTTATCATGTTCGGGATGTATCTGAACTTCTCAACCACGTAGCCTGCGTAGACACCAAGGATCCTTCTGTCAACGTGAAGGGGAACCTCCCTTATCGTCCGTTCTCCCCATGGGGACGAGAGCAGCCCAATGAGGCCGAGGGCAACGAAGGTCATCCTTATACCGAGCAGTGGCGTTAGCAGGAGCCCAACCACTAGACCCAGCACCCACGCCCAGCCGCTTATCTCGTTGAACCTGCCTATGGCGTAGTCCCAGTCTTCAAGGCGAAAGGCCTTGGTTATTATGAGGACGGGAATGGGTATCGTTGCCGCAATGGAGAAGGTGTAGACCGCGTTTATCGCCATTACTTGGTGAACACTGTGTGCAAGGGCAAAAACCATCGTGGTTATTGCAGTTCCCAGAAAGCCCGCCATAAGGAAGGCCTTCCTCCTGTTGAGCCTGTCGCTGAGTTTCCCCCAGAAAAGCCCTCCAAGCATCGAGAAAGTACTTCCTATAGCGTTGACGATGCCGACATCGGCTGGGCCGCCGCCGACGTTCATCGTGAGGAGGGGAATGAGCGGAGCGGCGCCTCCTGTGGCGACCTTGAACGGGATAAAGGAATAGAACCACCTGCTTGGATCCGGCCGGTGCCGCATCTGACGGCGCTTTTCAAGACTTTTGAGGGTGGTCTTCTGCCTTTTGACCGGCCGGGCCTTCATAGGAGCACCTCAAAAAGAAGAGGAGGAAGAGGGTTTAATAATCTTCGTCTTCCTCGTCCCAGTCTTCGTCCTCATCCCAATCCTCATCTTCATCGACGTCTTCCCACTCTTCCTCCTCTTCGTCCCAGTCCTCGTAGGCTTCCTCTACTGTGTCGAGGGGCTCAAACTCCTCTTCCCCTTCTTCCTCAACCTTCTTGGGCTGGACCTTCTTCTTGGGCGGGTAGTACATATCGACCACCTCCCCCCTTTTGAGGGGCGTTCATTGAGCGTATACTGAGCTTAAAAACTTTTCTGTCCAGATTAGCACTAGCACAGCCGGTTCCTAACAATTTTAGGGGCTGAAACAAATGTTAGGTAGGAATAACGGCCTCACCTGGGAGAAAGATTTATATACTCGTGCAGTACTCCACATTGCTCCCCTGCTGAAAAACAAAGAGCTCGACAGGGGAGCAGAAATGAAAACCCAATAAAGTCCTGATATTGCGAAAATAGGACCTCTGGTGGTCGGAAATGGAGGTTCCAAACGACTCCGACGATGATGACGGCCCGCTCATAAGGGCCAGAAACCTTGAAAGAGCTCTGGGCATAAAAAGAATCTATCTCGATTTTGAAGGAAGGAACCCGACGGGAACCCATAAGGACAGAATCGCCGAAGCACATGCCAAGAGGGCCGCGGAAGAGGGTTATTCTGCCATCACCGTGGGCACCTGCGGGAACTACGGTGTGGCGGTGGCGTATTACGCAAAGGTCTACGGCCTAAAAGCGTACATCTTCGTCCCGGCAGGTTATACCCTCGAAAGGGCCGGCGAGATGCTGGCTTACGGTGCAGAGGTCATTCCAATAGGCGGCCCCTATGAAAAGGTCGTTCTAGAGAGCAGAAAGTTCGCGGTGGAGAACGGCATCTACGATGCAAACCCCGGAAGCAACCCTGAGATAGACTATGAAGGTTACTCCACGATAGCGGGCGACATCCTGCGGGATGTAAGGCCAGATGCCGTCTTCGTGCCCGTTGGAAACGGGACGACCCTAGCGGGGATATGGCACGGCTTCAGGAAGCGGGGCGAGAACCCGAAGATGGTTGGTGTAACGACGGGCCTCGGCAACCAGATACTCTGGCAGTTCTACGGGGTTGAAACGAACGAGTTCGTTGAAACACCGGTGAACGAGCCGCTCGTCTCGATGATATCCTTTGATGCAATTGAGGCACTGAGGGCAGTCAACGAGTCCAACGGCTACGTCTTCGGCTTTGCGGATGACGACACGGTCAATTACTCAGCCCTACTTGAGAAAACTGAGGGAATCTCGGCCCTGCCGGCGTCAGCCTTAACTCTTGCCGGCCTGGTGAAGTTCGCCCGGAAGTTTGGGATGTGGAGGGGAAACTTCGTGTTGGTGATAACTGGAGGTGTCCACGGTGGAGAAGGCCTTGGTGCTTACGGAGGGGCGCTATCTTACGTCAGATGGGAAAACCGCGCACGGGCTTGTGCGCTACTCGAAAAGGTTTGAGATAGCTGGACTCATAGACTCGACCCTCGCCGGCAAGGACGCAGGTGAGGTGCTCGACGGCAAAAGACGGAACATCCCGATATACGGCACGCTGGAGGAAGCCCTTAGGGAACACCCGGACGCGAAGTGGCTCATCATTGGCGTAGCAACACCCGGAGGCTTCCTTCCCGAGAGCTACCGCAAGATAGTCATCAGGGCAATAAAGAACGGTCTTGGAATAGTGAACGGCCTCCACCACTTCCTTAGCGATGACTTCTACCTGAAGAGGCTTGCCAAGAGACACGGCGTCGAGATAATCGACGTCAGGAAGATATTCTACAACATGAGGATACCCTTCACCGGCAAGATAGAGGAAGTGAAGGCCGTAAAGGTCGCCGTCCTCGGGACTGACGCTGCTATAGGCAAGAGGACAACTGCAATACTCCTCCACGAGGCCTTCAAGAACCTCGGCCTCAAGAGCGAGTTCATAGCGATGGGCCAGACCGGATGGATGCAGGGCTTCAAGTACTGCATAGTGATGGACTCGATAATAAACGACTTCGTCCCTGGGGCGATTGAGGACGTCTTCTACCGTGCCTGGGTCGAGGAAAGACCGGACGTCATAGTAACCCACGGTGAGGGCTCGCTCCTTCACCCGGCGTTTCCAGGTGGTTTTGAGCTCATCGGTGCCGGTAGACCCGACTTCATCGTCCTTCAGCATGCGCCGGGGAGAGGGGTCTTCGATGACTTCCCGCAGTATGCGATACCCCCTCTTGAGAACTACATCCAGCTCATAGAGCTCCTCTCTGGAAAGAGGCCGGTGGCGATAACAGTAAACACGGAGAACCTCACGAAGAAGGAGGCCCTCGAATGGGCCGAGAGGATAGAGAGCAAGACCGGAATCCTGACGCGCGTCCCGTTCTACCAGGGCGTCGAGGATATAGCCAGGCTGATAGCGAGCAAAGCGAAGGAGCTTGGGGAGGTGAGGGCCAGTGAGCCCGCTGGAGCTGAAGTGCTTTGACTACATCCTCATCGAGCGCCCGGAGGTCTCGACAAGGCGCGTTTCAGCACGCTACATCCCCGGCATCGACGACGAGGAGCTAACCTACACCCTCATCCACCGCTATGGAGAGAGAATACCCAAGGTGGAAGCCTTCGCCAAGCTGGTTAGTATAATCCCGGCGATTAACTACGGCCTCTTCACGAAGGAGATACGCTTTGACTTCTCCCTCGACCCGAGGGACTTGGAGTTCTTCCGTGACATGATGGAGGTCACCGCCAGAGACATCTTCGTCAACAGAATAGCCAATCCAACGGAGTTCATAAGGCCGGAGTTTGTGCCTAGGGAAGTCCACCCCGGGATGGCCGAGCCAATGGCGGAGCTGGTTCCAGAAGGCGTTGAGGAGGAACCCATCGATTTCGAGCCAGACTACGGCAAATGCGCCGTGATGCTCTCCGGCGGAAAGGAGAGTCTCCTGACCTACGGCCTGATGAAGGAGCTCGGTTGTGAGGTCTATCCCTTCTTCTACAACGAGTCAGGGGCCCACTGGCACGTCGCCATCCCCGCCTACCGCTGGTTCAAGGAGAACGAGCCGAAGACGAAAAGGGTCTGGAGCAACGCCGACAGGCTCTACACCTTCATAGAGAAGAACATGAAGATCCTCCAGAACGTTGGGAAGCCAAAGGCGGAGGTCTACCCTATAAGGCTTTTCTTCTTCGCGGGCTACTCCTTCGCCTTCCTCCCGCTCATCCATAAGTACGGAATCGGGAACGTCCTCTTCGGCAACGAGTACGACGACCCGCGCGGGCTGACCTACGAATACATGGGCATAGGACACTACTACGCGACCTACGACCAGAGCCAGGACTTCGAGAGGTACATGACTTCCTGGTTCGCGGAGAGGGGGCTCGGGATAAGACAGTGGTCGGCTGTTAGGCCGATAACCGGCCTCATCGTGGAGCGCGTTCTCTATAACCGCTATCCCGAGCTCTTTAAACTCCAGAGAAGCTGTCACTCGGTTCACAAGGAGGGGGAGGACTACGTCCCCTGCGGGAAGTGCTTCAAGTGCAATGGTATCCTGACGTTCCTTCTCGCGAACGGCATAGACCCGACACTCATCCGGTACAAGCCAGAGCACGTTGAAGACCTCGCCAGGCGCATAAATGAAGGAAAAATCCGGCTGGACAGGGACGAGCTTGAGCACTCCATCTATCTTATAAAGCGGAGAAACCCCGACTTTCCGCTCGAAGGAAAGCCGCACTGGCACGTGGAGATGCTTCACTTCGACGACAGAAACTCTCACTTCGACAACATCCCGCCGGAGTTCAGGGAAGGGCTTTACAGGATCTATGAGAAGTACACGAAGGGCTGTGTCTACCTGAAGGGTGAGAGATGGGTGAGAATAACTCGGGAGGATGCCCTGAATGGAGTCCCGGAAGAATCCGAGGAAGGGAAAACGGCCAAGTGAGAATCCCCTTCCACCCATAATTGAGACCGCTGTGGAATATCATATAACTGACGGAGAGGACTTCATGGACGAAATCTTTCGAAAAGACCTTGAGATAAGCTGGGGTTTTGTCAGGGCTAGGATCTCACGGGAGGAATATGTGGAAGCTTACTGGACGGTGGTAAACGAGCTCCTCTCCCACGGCGAGCACAAGTTCTTTGTGGCCTTAGACCCTTACAACCGCTACCTCGGACACGTATGGGTCTGCATCACGGAAGATACGGTCGATTTCATCCCCGTTGCATACATCTACGACATCGAGACTGTTGAGGAGGCCAGGGGGTGGGGGATAGGCTCAGAACTCCTCAAGAAGGCCGAGGAGTGGGCGAAGGAGAGGGGAGCGCTGAAGGTCTTACTCCGTGTGGATATCGATAACCCCGCGGTGGGGTGGTACAAGAGGAGGGGTTACACTGAAAGGGCCGTTATTATGGAGAAACCCCTACCCGGTTGAGGTTTCTATTTCTGAGGTCTTCTATATCCTACGCCGATTATCTGTTATTCATCCCGGCGGAGTGGAGATTATCTCTATAGAAAAAATTAAGTGAAAGGCGCAAAGGCCACTCACTCCTTCTTGAACAGCCTCTTCAGATTCCTCTCAAAAGGAGGCCACACGACGCCTTTATCAGTGATTATCCCAGTTAGATACTTGTGCGGTGTAACATCGAACGCTGGATTGTAGACGTCTACATCCGGAGCAATCTTACAGCCGCCGCAAGTGAGGACTTCCTCCGGCTTGCGCTCCTCTATGGGTATCTCCCTCCCGCTCTTCAGGTTCATGTCTATCGTTGAGAGCGGTGCAACGGTAAAGAACGGTATCCCGTGCTCCTTAGCTAGAACAGCTAGAGTGTACGTCCCTATCTTGTTGGCGAAATCCCCGTTGGCAACTATCCTATCTGCTCCAACGATGATGGCGTCAACCTTGCCCTGCTGCATGACGAAGCCCGCCATGTTGTCTGTTATAAGCTTAAGGGAAATGCCGTCGTAGTGGTACTCCCATGCGGAAAGCCTGGCACCCTGGAGGACAGGCCTCGTCTCATCAACCCAGAGAAGCTTCAGCGTTCCATCGCGGTGCATAACCCTAAGCACAGCGCCAACCGTGCCAAGCTGAACTGTGGCTAAGCTACCCGCGTTACAGTGGGTGAGTACGTTCCCATCTGGGAGAACCTCGGCACCGTAGTGTCCCATCCTCAGGTTGGCCTCGACGTCCTCGTCCGCTATCTTCTGAGCCTCTGAAACAATGAGCCCCTTTATCTCGTCGAGCGGGTCTTCCATGTGCTCCTCGACGAGGTTCTTCACCCTGTTGAGCGCCCAGAAGAGGTTCACTGCTGTGGGTCTTGTGTTCTTGAGCCCCTCGTAGGCCTTTTCAAAGCCCTCCATGAACTCTTCCTTGGTCTTTGCCTTGGAGGTATCGACGAAGAGAGCCAGGCCGAAGGCAGCGGCAGCTCCTATCGCCGGCGCACCGCGAATCTTCATGGTGATGATGGCCTCAGCGACCTCATCGACGGTTCTGAGCTCTATCTCCTTGAACTCACTCGGGAGAAGTGTCTGATCTATCATAAT
This window harbors:
- a CDS encoding iron-containing alcohol dehydrogenase, producing MFWLKTRIIEGEGSLENLKNEVNGYERVLILSSGSMKRHGFLNEARDYVKEAGAEVMSIAGLPSEPSVEVIEEFLPKVREFSPDLFIALGGGSIIDTTKALKVFYDAPELLFEEIAFIDRFSKPKPIPKLRTPLIAIPSTSGAGSEVSAASVLKKNGIKYNIVTPEIAPDVAILDPRLPRTMPREVARNSGLDVLVHGIEAYTTKVAGPFSDAMAIRAIKTVFEWLPRSVEGDPEARARMHYAATMAGIAFLNARLGLAHAMSHKAAWIGPHGLLNAILIPYVMEFNAERSEYARRRYDDIAYELGLKDSEDLIKAVKELNERLGVPTLSELVDEETFTAKLEEMAEKAYRDGLVAFNPVEPKPEEIRELYLKAFYGE
- a CDS encoding MFS transporter is translated as MKARPVKRQKTTLKSLEKRRQMRHRPDPSRWFYSFIPFKVATGGAAPLIPLLTMNVGGGPADVGIVNAIGSTFSMLGGLFWGKLSDRLNRRKAFLMAGFLGTAITTMVFALAHSVHQVMAINAVYTFSIAATIPIPVLIITKAFRLEDWDYAIGRFNEISGWAWVLGLVVGLLLTPLLGIRMTFVALGLIGLLSSPWGERTIREVPLHVDRRILGVYAGYVVEKFRYIPNMITHLPRFSTKGFGRLYLSSLLFWIGAMLYFTQFPVLLKAHGFGATPLYIMSIGNSAVSAFMYTRVGLKLRKSGGYNALISGLSLRALAFGLLAFTARLGGTPFVVLAFLSYFLAGYTWAYIGISTTSIISRFAPPKERGALIGTYNMVSSLGAIAGNFLSGVLTEEFGFTVDFILATLLIGVSILPLLGERVKSSSTN
- a CDS encoding pyridoxal-phosphate dependent enzyme, whose protein sequence is MEVPNDSDDDDGPLIRARNLERALGIKRIYLDFEGRNPTGTHKDRIAEAHAKRAAEEGYSAITVGTCGNYGVAVAYYAKVYGLKAYIFVPAGYTLERAGEMLAYGAEVIPIGGPYEKVVLESRKFAVENGIYDANPGSNPEIDYEGYSTIAGDILRDVRPDAVFVPVGNGTTLAGIWHGFRKRGENPKMVGVTTGLGNQILWQFYGVETNEFVETPVNEPLVSMISFDAIEALRAVNESNGYVFGFADDDTVNYSALLEKTEGISALPASALTLAGLVKFARKFGMWRGNFVLVITGGVHGGEGLGAYGGALSYVRWENRARACALLEKV
- a CDS encoding DUF1611 domain-containing protein, with product MEKALVLTEGRYLTSDGKTAHGLVRYSKRFEIAGLIDSTLAGKDAGEVLDGKRRNIPIYGTLEEALREHPDAKWLIIGVATPGGFLPESYRKIVIRAIKNGLGIVNGLHHFLSDDFYLKRLAKRHGVEIIDVRKIFYNMRIPFTGKIEEVKAVKVAVLGTDAAIGKRTTAILLHEAFKNLGLKSEFIAMGQTGWMQGFKYCIVMDSIINDFVPGAIEDVFYRAWVEERPDVIVTHGEGSLLHPAFPGGFELIGAGRPDFIVLQHAPGRGVFDDFPQYAIPPLENYIQLIELLSGKRPVAITVNTENLTKKEALEWAERIESKTGILTRVPFYQGVEDIARLIASKAKELGEVRASEPAGAEVL
- a CDS encoding N-acetyltransferase, whose amino-acid sequence is MESRKNPRKGKRPSENPLPPIIETAVEYHITDGEDFMDEIFRKDLEISWGFVRARISREEYVEAYWTVVNELLSHGEHKFFVALDPYNRYLGHVWVCITEDTVDFIPVAYIYDIETVEEARGWGIGSELLKKAEEWAKERGALKVLLRVDIDNPAVGWYKRRGYTERAVIMEKPLPG
- the mtnA gene encoding S-methyl-5-thioribose-1-phosphate isomerase encodes the protein MEIRYKPEELTRLPRSVRYEPGKVIMIDQTLLPSEFKEIELRTVDEVAEAIITMKIRGAPAIGAAAAFGLALFVDTSKAKTKEEFMEGFEKAYEGLKNTRPTAVNLFWALNRVKNLVEEHMEDPLDEIKGLIVSEAQKIADEDVEANLRMGHYGAEVLPDGNVLTHCNAGSLATVQLGTVGAVLRVMHRDGTLKLLWVDETRPVLQGARLSAWEYHYDGISLKLITDNMAGFVMQQGKVDAIIVGADRIVANGDFANKIGTYTLAVLAKEHGIPFFTVAPLSTIDMNLKSGREIPIEERKPEEVLTCGGCKIAPDVDVYNPAFDVTPHKYLTGIITDKGVVWPPFERNLKRLFKKE